The Bacteroidota bacterium genome includes a region encoding these proteins:
- a CDS encoding response regulator, which produces MNIVIMSLFNGQAKRVLIVDDEPDICLLLRRLLIKFNLNVDYAYNITNGLEMVRDHEPGIVFLDMNLPDGNGMDFITEFKHDDKSSIIVMISAYDTPADRSKAFGLGVNYFLSKPFTQNQVIDILSELTKDQIKPNNGQNINN; this is translated from the coding sequence TTGAATATAGTAATAATGAGTTTATTTAACGGGCAGGCAAAAAGAGTTTTAATTGTGGATGATGAACCTGATATATGTTTATTGTTAAGACGATTATTGATAAAATTTAATTTGAACGTAGATTATGCTTATAATATTACCAATGGTTTAGAAATGGTTCGCGATCATGAACCGGGGATCGTTTTTTTAGATATGAATCTTCCGGATGGAAATGGGATGGATTTTATTACTGAGTTTAAACATGATGATAAATCCTCCATAATCGTTATGATTAGTGCATACGATACACCAGCGGACAGATCAAAAGCGTTTGGACTTGGTGTTAATTATTTCCTCAGTAAACCATTTACTCAAAATCAGGTAATTGACATCCTTTCTGAGTTAACAAAAG